One region of Pogona vitticeps strain Pit_001003342236 chromosome 1, PviZW2.1, whole genome shotgun sequence genomic DNA includes:
- the PHF10 gene encoding PHD finger protein 10 isoform X1: protein MAAVLSPRVCDSDPATPGAQSLKDDTEENSNDGSQPSKRRRMGSGDSSRSCETSSQDLSFSYFPAENLIEYKWPPDETGEYYMLQEQVSEYLGVTSFKRKYPDLERRDLSHKEKLYLRELNVITETQCTLGLTALRSDEVIDLMIKEYPAKHAEYSVILQEKERQRITDHYKEYSQMQQQNTQKVEASKVPEYIKKAAKKAAEFNSNLNRERMEERRAYFDLQTHIIQVPQGKYKILPTERTKVSPYPVALIPGQFQEYYKRYSPDELRYLPLNTALYEPPLDPELPALDSDGDSDDAEERGDEKRKIKGNSDNSSGNVSEGDCPPENQDEPSQGRQKTKERNSTPRKEGSKRSVSKSVPGYKPKTIPNAICGICLKGKESNKKGKPEALIHCSQCDNSGHPSCLDMSAELVAIIKTYPWQCMECKTCIICGQPHHEEEMMFCDVCDRGYHTFCVGLGAIPSGRWICDCCERQPPVPRGRGRRGKNSKEG from the exons ATGGCGGCCGTCCTCTCCCCGCGGGTATGTGACAGCGACCCTGCCACGCCTGGAGCCCAGTCCTTGAAG GATGATACAGAAGAAAATTCAAATGATGGCAGCCAGCCATCAAAAAGACGACGGATGGGCTCAGGGGACAGCTCAAGAAGTTGTGAAACTTCAAGTCAGGATCTTAG CTTTAGCTACTTTCCAGCTGAAAACCTGATAGAATACAAATGGCCACCTGATGAAACAGGAGAATACTATATGCTTCAAGAGCAAGTCAGTGAATATTTGGGTGTGAcctcctttaaaagaaaatatccag ATTTAGAAAGACGAGATCTATCTCACAAAGAGAAACTCTACCTCAGAGAGTTAAATGTCATTACAGAAACACAGTGTACTTTAG GTTTAACTGCCTTACGCAGTGATGAAGTAATTGATCTGATGATTAAAGAATACCCTGCCAAACATGCTGAGTATTCAGTTATTCTTCAAGAGAAAGAACGTCAGCGGATAACTGATCACTATAAAGAGTATTCT CAAATGCAACAGCAAAATACCCAAAAAGTTGAAGCAAGCAAAGTTCCAGAATACATTAAGAAGGCTGCCAAGAAAGCCGCTGAGTTCAACAGCAACTTAAATCGTGAACgaatggaagaaagaagggcCTATTTTGATTTACAGACACAT ATTATCCAGGTGCCTCAAGGAAAATATAAAATCTTACCTACAGAAAGGACAAAGGTTAGTCCTTATCCAGTGGCACTCATTCCAGGCCAGTTTCAGGAATACTATAAAAG ATACTCTCCAGATGAGCTTCGGTATTTGCCGCTAAATACAGCTCTTTATGAGCCCCCCTTAGATCCAGAACTGCCAGCATTGGACAGTGATGGAGATTCAGATGATGCAGAGGAGCGAGGTGATGAAAAACGAAAAATCAAAGGCAACTCG gacAACTCATCTGGCAATGTGTCTGAAGGTGACTGCCCCCCTGAAAATCAGGATGAACCTTCCCaaggaagacaaaaaacaaaagagagaaattcTACTCCAAGAAAAGAGGGTTCCAAACGATCTGTATCCAAATCAGTTCCTGGGTACAAG CCAAAGACCATTCCAAATGCTATATGTGGAATTTGTCTGAAGGGTAAGGAGTCCAACAAGAAAGGGAAGCCTGAAGCACTTATACACTGCTCCCAGTGTGATAACAGTG GCCACCCTTCCTGTCTGGATATGTCTGCAGAGCTTGTTGCAATAATTAAGACCTACCCTTGGCAATGTATGGAGTGTAAAACATGCATTATATGCGGGCAGCCTCATCATGAGGAGGAGATGATGTTCTGTGACGTGTGTGACCGTGGCTATCATACATTTTGTGTGGGGCTTGGTGCTATCCCCTCAG GTCGCTGGATTTGTGATTGTTGTGAAAGACAACCTCCAGTcccaaggggcagaggaagaagagggaagaacagcaaagaaggATAA
- the PHF10 gene encoding PHD finger protein 10 isoform X2 produces the protein MAAVLSPRVCDSDPATPGAQSLKDDTEENSNDGSQPSKRRRMGSGDSSRSCETSSQDLSFSYFPAENLIEYKWPPDETGEYYMLQEQVSEYLGVTSFKRKYPERRDLSHKEKLYLRELNVITETQCTLGLTALRSDEVIDLMIKEYPAKHAEYSVILQEKERQRITDHYKEYSQMQQQNTQKVEASKVPEYIKKAAKKAAEFNSNLNRERMEERRAYFDLQTHIIQVPQGKYKILPTERTKVSPYPVALIPGQFQEYYKRYSPDELRYLPLNTALYEPPLDPELPALDSDGDSDDAEERGDEKRKIKGNSDNSSGNVSEGDCPPENQDEPSQGRQKTKERNSTPRKEGSKRSVSKSVPGYKPKTIPNAICGICLKGKESNKKGKPEALIHCSQCDNSGHPSCLDMSAELVAIIKTYPWQCMECKTCIICGQPHHEEEMMFCDVCDRGYHTFCVGLGAIPSGRWICDCCERQPPVPRGRGRRGKNSKEG, from the exons ATGGCGGCCGTCCTCTCCCCGCGGGTATGTGACAGCGACCCTGCCACGCCTGGAGCCCAGTCCTTGAAG GATGATACAGAAGAAAATTCAAATGATGGCAGCCAGCCATCAAAAAGACGACGGATGGGCTCAGGGGACAGCTCAAGAAGTTGTGAAACTTCAAGTCAGGATCTTAG CTTTAGCTACTTTCCAGCTGAAAACCTGATAGAATACAAATGGCCACCTGATGAAACAGGAGAATACTATATGCTTCAAGAGCAAGTCAGTGAATATTTGGGTGTGAcctcctttaaaagaaaatatccag AAAGACGAGATCTATCTCACAAAGAGAAACTCTACCTCAGAGAGTTAAATGTCATTACAGAAACACAGTGTACTTTAG GTTTAACTGCCTTACGCAGTGATGAAGTAATTGATCTGATGATTAAAGAATACCCTGCCAAACATGCTGAGTATTCAGTTATTCTTCAAGAGAAAGAACGTCAGCGGATAACTGATCACTATAAAGAGTATTCT CAAATGCAACAGCAAAATACCCAAAAAGTTGAAGCAAGCAAAGTTCCAGAATACATTAAGAAGGCTGCCAAGAAAGCCGCTGAGTTCAACAGCAACTTAAATCGTGAACgaatggaagaaagaagggcCTATTTTGATTTACAGACACAT ATTATCCAGGTGCCTCAAGGAAAATATAAAATCTTACCTACAGAAAGGACAAAGGTTAGTCCTTATCCAGTGGCACTCATTCCAGGCCAGTTTCAGGAATACTATAAAAG ATACTCTCCAGATGAGCTTCGGTATTTGCCGCTAAATACAGCTCTTTATGAGCCCCCCTTAGATCCAGAACTGCCAGCATTGGACAGTGATGGAGATTCAGATGATGCAGAGGAGCGAGGTGATGAAAAACGAAAAATCAAAGGCAACTCG gacAACTCATCTGGCAATGTGTCTGAAGGTGACTGCCCCCCTGAAAATCAGGATGAACCTTCCCaaggaagacaaaaaacaaaagagagaaattcTACTCCAAGAAAAGAGGGTTCCAAACGATCTGTATCCAAATCAGTTCCTGGGTACAAG CCAAAGACCATTCCAAATGCTATATGTGGAATTTGTCTGAAGGGTAAGGAGTCCAACAAGAAAGGGAAGCCTGAAGCACTTATACACTGCTCCCAGTGTGATAACAGTG GCCACCCTTCCTGTCTGGATATGTCTGCAGAGCTTGTTGCAATAATTAAGACCTACCCTTGGCAATGTATGGAGTGTAAAACATGCATTATATGCGGGCAGCCTCATCATGAGGAGGAGATGATGTTCTGTGACGTGTGTGACCGTGGCTATCATACATTTTGTGTGGGGCTTGGTGCTATCCCCTCAG GTCGCTGGATTTGTGATTGTTGTGAAAGACAACCTCCAGTcccaaggggcagaggaagaagagggaagaacagcaaagaaggATAA
- the C1H6orf120 gene encoding UPF0669 protein C6orf120 homolog translates to MATYCKRMLAILFAFHGFLIASAYNDDDDVPEEWLLLHVVHGQIGAGNYSYLRLNHEGKIVLQMQSLKGDADLYVSDVTLHPSFDDYELQSVTCGQDMVHVPAHFHRPVGIGIYGHPSHLESEFEIKVFYDQTVVESPFGGGSYNPEDMEISRKHLQSTEDESRDEESVFWTILIGILKLILEILF, encoded by the coding sequence ATGGCTACTTATTGCAAGAGGATGCTAGCAATACTGTTTGCTTTTCATGGATTTCTGATAGCAAGTGcttacaatgatgatgatgatgtacctGAAGAATGGCTTCTTCTCCATGTGGTTCATGGCCAGATTGGTGCTGGAAACTATAGCTACCTGAGGCTAAACCATGAAGGGAAAATAGTCCTTCAAATGCAGAGTTTAAAAGGTGATGCAGACTTGTATGTATCTGATGTGACCCTTCACCCCAGTTTTGATGATTATGAATTACAATCTGTAACATGTGGCCAGGATATGGTTCATGTGCCTGCACACTTTCACCGCCCAGTGGGAATAGGGATTTATGGCCATCCCTCTCATCTGGAAagtgaatttgaaataaaagtgTTCTATGATCAAACAGTTGTGGAATCTCCATTTGGCGGTGGCTCATATAATCCGGAAGACATGGAAATAAGCCGAAAGCATCTTCAGTCAACAGAAGATGAGTCTCGGGATGAAGAATCAGTCTTTTGGACTATATTGATTGGAATACTAAAATTAATACTTGAAATACTCTTTTAG